The following proteins are encoded in a genomic region of Paraburkholderia sp. BL23I1N1:
- a CDS encoding DDE-type integrase/transposase/recombinase — MLWEAADRVCGKRLKALIPKLVDAMERHGHLELDPVVKAKLLQVSAATIDRLLANARLHIDGQRKRRKGVGSAIRRSIPVRTFANWRDPPPGFFEIDMVEHCGGSKTDGEFVHTLTLTDIASGWTECVAMRTRNQMLVIEAFEKLAADLPFSMLGVDSDNDTAFMNQSVFDYCKGHGLEQTRSRAYKKNDQAWVEQKNGAVVRRLVGYGRLSGNNAKNALAQLYASSRLYINFFQPSFKLKSKTRDGARVHKVYLAPATPCDRLLAYDSVEPAIKEKLKAQFNSLDPVRLLQEMRMAQQTLSEFAAHGVPAPSYANGITALTSQGHDRGKRPQTACRGRVTHVRCTTLIRHSSTAVDYSQSSLGI; from the coding sequence GTGTTGTGGGAAGCGGCCGACCGGGTTTGTGGCAAGCGCCTGAAGGCATTGATTCCGAAGCTGGTTGATGCCATGGAACGGCACGGCCATCTCGAGCTGGATCCGGTCGTTAAGGCCAAACTCCTTCAGGTCAGCGCGGCGACCATCGATCGCCTGCTGGCCAATGCGCGTTTGCACATTGACGGGCAGCGCAAACGCCGCAAAGGTGTGGGCTCGGCCATACGGCGTAGCATCCCGGTTCGCACGTTCGCAAACTGGCGCGATCCGCCGCCAGGTTTCTTCGAGATCGATATGGTCGAACACTGCGGCGGCTCAAAGACCGACGGCGAGTTCGTCCATACGCTGACATTGACCGATATTGCCAGCGGCTGGACAGAATGTGTGGCCATGCGTACGCGCAACCAGATGCTTGTTATCGAAGCGTTTGAGAAGTTAGCCGCCGATCTTCCATTCTCAATGCTTGGAGTGGATTCGGATAACGACACCGCATTCATGAACCAGAGCGTCTTCGACTACTGCAAGGGACATGGCCTTGAGCAGACCCGCTCGCGTGCATACAAGAAGAACGATCAGGCCTGGGTGGAACAGAAGAACGGCGCCGTCGTGCGACGGCTGGTTGGTTATGGCCGTCTGAGCGGCAACAATGCGAAGAACGCGCTCGCGCAGCTATATGCGTCATCACGGCTATACATTAACTTCTTCCAGCCCTCATTCAAGCTGAAGTCCAAAACGCGCGACGGCGCCCGTGTGCACAAGGTCTACCTTGCGCCGGCAACGCCGTGCGATCGGCTGCTGGCGTACGACAGCGTCGAACCGGCGATCAAGGAAAAGCTGAAGGCGCAGTTCAACAGCCTCGATCCCGTGCGACTGCTGCAGGAGATGCGAATGGCGCAGCAGACTTTGAGCGAGTTCGCGGCCCACGGTGTGCCCGCCCCGTCTTATGCGAATGGCATCACAGCCCTAACCTCACAAGGCCACGACCGCGGCAAGCGACCCCAAACGGCCTGTCGCGGAAGAGTAACGCACGTCCGCTGTACAACTCTAATCCGCCATTCGTCTACGGCAGTTGATTATTCGCAATCCAGCTTGGGGATATAG
- a CDS encoding LysR family transcriptional regulator, with protein MAIFARVVERGSFTAAAEGSGMTPTMVGNHIRELERRLEGRLLNRTTRRQSLTELGMRYHARCLEILAMVDFAELDAREMQSSPRGRLRVSCPAIYGTRVLVPALVAYLDRYPEVQVELSLSDRFVDLAEEGFDAAIRAGVLPDSGLIARPLTHSPRIACASPAYLARHGQPLVPADLLQHNCLAFMVTTGPEREWRFPRPDSNGVERIAVRGRLDVNGGLALREAALAGLGVIFQPQVMLQEDLDAGRLVRLFPDWPAQTWPIHVVHLPDAHMPPKLASFIAFLQETLGHDSEP; from the coding sequence ATGGCAATATTTGCACGCGTGGTCGAACGCGGCAGCTTTACCGCCGCGGCCGAAGGCAGCGGTATGACGCCCACGATGGTCGGCAACCATATTCGCGAGTTGGAGCGACGCCTCGAAGGCCGGCTGCTGAATCGCACCACGCGGCGTCAAAGCCTGACCGAACTCGGCATGCGCTATCATGCGCGATGCCTCGAAATTCTGGCGATGGTGGATTTCGCCGAGCTGGATGCGCGAGAAATGCAGAGCAGCCCGCGTGGCCGGTTGCGGGTGAGTTGCCCTGCTATCTATGGCACGCGTGTGCTCGTACCGGCGCTTGTCGCGTACCTCGACCGCTATCCTGAGGTTCAGGTCGAGCTGTCCCTAAGCGATCGCTTCGTCGATCTGGCGGAAGAAGGTTTCGACGCCGCCATCCGCGCCGGTGTACTGCCGGACTCGGGCTTGATTGCGCGGCCGTTGACCCATTCGCCGCGTATCGCCTGCGCATCACCGGCCTATCTGGCGCGCCACGGGCAGCCGCTGGTGCCAGCCGATCTGTTGCAGCACAACTGCCTCGCTTTTATGGTCACGACTGGACCCGAACGTGAATGGCGTTTCCCACGTCCCGATAGCAATGGCGTGGAGCGCATCGCGGTGCGCGGGCGTCTCGACGTCAATGGCGGCCTCGCGCTTCGCGAAGCCGCGCTCGCGGGACTGGGGGTGATTTTTCAACCTCAGGTAATGCTGCAGGAAGATCTGGATGCGGGCCGGCTCGTTCGTCTTTTCCCCGACTGGCCGGCGCAGACCTGGCCCATCCATGTGGTGCACCTGCCCGATGCGCACATGCCACCGAAGCTGGCGAGTTTTATCGCCTTTCTCCAGGAAACGTTGGGGCATGACAGCGAACCGTAG
- a CDS encoding Fic family protein yields MSPNVAAVKRMLLLGEGQNVEFKSFAQLDSCGPIVCSFLNSQGGYLVCGVSDDGEVRGIENAQEASEQLERDLNRTVQPAALFSVDAQEIGGRSILVIEVPAGKDVPYAYENTIYVRDRETTRKADVGTIRSIVLSKGIEPERWERRFSPECQEEDLSLSACKKLLSAKRIPPQVHEVEQDLMSQLQVLGLAKYSRLTNAADVLLATNPAVRHPQVRVRAVSYGSKAADEYQDLQHFEGPVTLVIEQLIAFIARNTPQRAVFSSSKNQREDLSLFPEQAVREGIVNAFAHRDYSNFSGGIKVEVSPDQLRIWNSGGFPPGIDASKLAKGHISILRNPDIAHALYLQGYMEKLGRGSVVIAESCRAAGLPAPRWESDDSGGVDLVFLAPAGEARARSKETLKVDVEPDALEATPEVTPKVTPEAAPEAAPEATPEATPEATPEATPEAILEARLRGLTKELERLLVVLDRQSSRADIQRALQLSDPDHFRKSYLTPALEVGLIEMTLPDKPTSPNQRYRLTTYGNNLRTKIMSRS; encoded by the coding sequence ATGAGCCCCAACGTTGCGGCGGTCAAGCGGATGCTATTGCTCGGCGAGGGACAAAACGTCGAGTTCAAATCCTTTGCGCAGTTGGACTCATGCGGTCCAATCGTGTGTTCTTTCCTGAATAGTCAAGGAGGTTATCTCGTCTGCGGCGTGAGCGACGATGGTGAGGTGCGTGGTATCGAAAATGCCCAAGAAGCATCTGAGCAGCTTGAACGTGACCTCAATCGTACTGTTCAGCCAGCCGCCCTATTCTCCGTTGATGCGCAGGAGATTGGCGGCAGAAGTATCTTGGTAATCGAGGTTCCTGCTGGCAAAGACGTGCCGTACGCGTACGAGAATACTATTTATGTGCGAGACCGAGAAACTACTCGGAAAGCAGACGTTGGAACAATCCGCAGCATCGTATTGAGCAAAGGTATCGAGCCAGAACGGTGGGAGCGACGCTTTTCACCCGAGTGCCAAGAAGAGGATCTTTCTCTTTCTGCCTGCAAGAAGTTATTGAGCGCCAAGCGGATTCCACCACAGGTCCATGAGGTCGAGCAGGACTTGATGAGTCAGCTTCAGGTCCTTGGACTCGCCAAATACAGTCGGCTCACAAATGCTGCTGATGTGTTGTTGGCAACCAATCCCGCAGTCCGACATCCGCAGGTTAGAGTGCGGGCAGTCTCCTATGGAAGCAAGGCGGCGGACGAGTATCAGGATTTGCAGCATTTCGAAGGTCCTGTGACTCTTGTTATTGAGCAATTGATTGCCTTCATCGCTCGTAATACACCACAACGCGCTGTGTTTTCATCTTCGAAAAATCAAAGGGAAGACTTGTCGCTTTTTCCAGAGCAAGCTGTTCGCGAAGGCATAGTGAACGCGTTCGCTCACCGTGATTACAGCAACTTCTCGGGGGGGATCAAAGTCGAGGTTTCGCCGGACCAACTTCGGATATGGAATTCCGGAGGTTTTCCACCTGGCATCGATGCCTCTAAGCTCGCGAAGGGGCACATCTCCATTCTGCGCAATCCAGACATCGCGCATGCGCTCTACTTGCAGGGCTACATGGAGAAACTCGGCCGGGGCAGCGTTGTGATTGCTGAAAGCTGCCGAGCAGCAGGCTTGCCAGCACCCCGATGGGAATCCGACGACTCAGGCGGGGTCGATCTGGTCTTCCTTGCTCCAGCCGGTGAAGCTCGTGCGCGAAGCAAGGAGACTTTGAAAGTCGACGTAGAGCCCGACGCTCTTGAAGCCACCCCGGAAGTCACCCCAAAGGTCACCCCGGAGGCCGCCCCGGAGGCCGCCCCGGAAGCCACCCCGGAAGCCACCCCGGAAGCCACCCCGGAAGCCACCCCGGAAGCCATTCTGGAAGCTAGGCTCCGAGGCCTTACCAAGGAGCTTGAGCGGCTCCTGGTGGTTTTGGACCGGCAGAGCAGTCGCGCTGACATTCAGCGAGCTTTGCAGTTAAGCGACCCCGATCATTTTCGCAAGAGCTACCTGACTCCTGCGTTAGAAGTCGGCCTCATCGAAATGACACTTCCCGATAAGCCCACAAGCCCAAACCAACGGTATCGCCTCACGACATATGGCAATAATCTACGCACTAAAATCATGTCCCGCTCTTAG
- the rsmI gene encoding 16S rRNA (cytidine(1402)-2'-O)-methyltransferase, whose product MTPLSELAQGQQYPAAALYVVATPIGNIADVTLRALHVLGLVDRIAAEDTRNTGQLLARYGISKPLVAVHQHNERAAALRLIEHLQAGERVAYVSDAGTPGISDPGAKLVDAVREAGFAVIPLPGASALATALSVAGDWVATFSFLGFLPPKAKARAAALQPLASHPHAMVFYEAPHRIVETVQALADAFGGERKLLIARELTKLHEALYCGTLAEGPTWLAADPNRQRGEFVVVVEGAQPEAAGEHDHDALLGILLEELTVSSAAKIAATLTGASRNALYARALVLKKDEE is encoded by the coding sequence ATGACTCCTCTCTCCGAACTCGCGCAAGGGCAGCAGTACCCTGCCGCCGCGCTGTATGTGGTGGCCACGCCGATTGGCAACATCGCCGACGTCACGCTGCGCGCGTTGCATGTACTCGGGCTGGTGGATCGCATCGCCGCCGAAGACACCCGCAATACAGGCCAACTACTCGCGCGCTACGGCATCTCGAAACCGCTCGTCGCGGTTCATCAGCACAACGAGCGGGCCGCGGCGCTGCGCCTGATCGAACATCTGCAAGCGGGCGAACGCGTGGCCTATGTGTCCGATGCGGGCACGCCCGGCATTTCGGACCCCGGCGCGAAACTCGTCGACGCGGTGCGCGAAGCCGGCTTCGCGGTCATTCCCCTGCCCGGCGCAAGCGCGCTCGCAACCGCCTTGAGCGTGGCCGGCGACTGGGTTGCGACGTTCTCGTTCCTCGGCTTCCTGCCGCCGAAGGCAAAAGCACGCGCCGCGGCACTGCAACCGCTCGCGAGCCATCCTCACGCGATGGTGTTCTACGAAGCGCCGCACCGGATCGTCGAAACAGTGCAGGCGTTGGCCGACGCATTCGGCGGCGAGCGCAAACTCCTGATCGCACGGGAATTGACGAAGTTACATGAAGCGCTGTATTGCGGCACCCTGGCCGAAGGGCCAACGTGGCTCGCCGCCGATCCGAACCGGCAGCGCGGTGAGTTCGTGGTGGTGGTGGAAGGCGCGCAGCCAGAAGCCGCAGGCGAACACGATCACGACGCGTTGCTGGGCATCCTGCTGGAAGAATTGACGGTGAGCAGCGCGGCAAAGATCGCGGCGACCCTCACCGGAGCGTCGCGCAATGCGCTCTACGCGCGCGCGTTGGTGTTGAAGAAAGACGAGGAATAA
- a CDS encoding DUF4062 domain-containing protein: MSDPLKLMISSTVYGVEEVLDRAYTLLTAFGYEVIMSHKGTVPVVSTETAFDSCLAAVDKCDLFLGIIGPKYGSGKIGNDLSITHKEMLRAIELKKPRWFLAHDQVVFARRFLMDLGYPTKVEREALELKKGASTLGDLRVIDMYEDATLEKLPIAERQGNWVQKFDRTDDASVFITAQFSRYQELEQHLKEQFENVAQVKAQIRGTE, from the coding sequence ATGTCAGATCCGCTCAAGTTGATGATTTCTTCGACCGTCTACGGTGTAGAGGAAGTGCTGGACCGCGCCTACACTCTTCTTACCGCCTTTGGATATGAAGTCATCATGTCGCACAAGGGCACGGTTCCGGTTGTCTCGACTGAGACCGCATTTGATTCGTGCCTTGCCGCGGTCGACAAATGCGACCTTTTTCTCGGGATCATCGGCCCCAAGTATGGAAGCGGCAAAATCGGTAACGACTTATCCATCACGCACAAGGAAATGCTAAGGGCGATCGAACTCAAGAAGCCGCGGTGGTTTCTTGCCCATGACCAAGTGGTCTTTGCCCGACGATTCCTGATGGACTTGGGTTACCCGACCAAGGTTGAGCGGGAGGCACTTGAACTCAAGAAAGGCGCATCGACTCTCGGCGATTTGCGGGTCATTGACATGTACGAGGACGCGACGCTCGAGAAGCTGCCGATTGCCGAGCGTCAAGGCAATTGGGTGCAGAAATTCGATCGTACTGACGATGCAAGCGTCTTCATCACCGCACAGTTTTCGCGGTATCAAGAGCTCGAACAACACCTTAAAGAGCAGTTCGAGAACGTCGCCCAGGTAAAGGCCCAGATCCGAGGTACCGAATGA
- a CDS encoding YraN family protein encodes MRQKTQTDRTRPPLCHPNHPHNFSRPTGSKLVGAAFEARAMEFLQRQRLRFVARNVLCRGGEIDLVMRDRDDALVFVEVRARAQLRYGGAAASVGWQKKQRIVRAARHYLAIRSRHSHDEPACRFDVIAFEAGRLVWLRDAFRADEV; translated from the coding sequence ATGAGGCAGAAGACGCAGACAGACAGAACGAGGCCGCCATTGTGCCACCCAAACCACCCGCACAACTTTTCGAGACCAACCGGGTCCAAACTCGTCGGCGCGGCTTTCGAGGCGCGTGCGATGGAGTTTTTGCAGCGGCAGCGTTTGCGCTTCGTCGCGCGCAATGTGCTGTGCCGAGGCGGTGAGATCGATCTGGTGATGCGCGACCGTGATGACGCACTGGTGTTCGTCGAAGTTCGCGCGCGTGCGCAGCTACGCTACGGCGGCGCGGCAGCGAGCGTTGGGTGGCAAAAGAAGCAGCGCATCGTGCGTGCCGCGCGGCACTATCTGGCCATCCGCAGCAGGCATTCGCACGATGAGCCCGCGTGCCGTTTCGACGTGATTGCGTTCGAAGCGGGCCGGCTAGTGTGGCTGCGCGATGCATTTCGTGCCGACGAAGTCTGA
- a CDS encoding MBL fold metallo-hydrolase, with translation MKVTLIPVTPFQQNSSLLVCEATGRAAVVDPGGDLDVIQGEIARQNVTVEKVFLTHGHIDHCACAKTLATHYGVPIEGPHPDESFWLDKLPDQSTRFGFPAAEAFEPDRWLQDGETVQFGDETLEVYHCPGHTPGHVVFFSRAHRLALVGDVLFAGSIGRTDFPRGNHADLVRAIREKLWPLGDDVTFVPGHGPTSTFGAERRSNPYVADGVKA, from the coding sequence ATGAAAGTCACCTTGATCCCTGTCACGCCGTTTCAGCAGAACAGCTCGCTGCTCGTTTGCGAGGCGACCGGACGCGCGGCTGTCGTCGATCCGGGCGGCGATCTGGATGTCATCCAGGGCGAAATCGCGCGCCAGAACGTGACGGTCGAAAAAGTCTTCCTCACGCATGGCCACATCGATCACTGCGCCTGCGCGAAGACGCTCGCCACGCATTACGGCGTGCCGATCGAGGGCCCGCATCCCGACGAAAGTTTCTGGCTCGACAAGCTGCCGGATCAAAGCACGCGCTTTGGCTTTCCCGCTGCGGAGGCATTCGAACCGGACCGTTGGCTGCAAGACGGCGAGACCGTGCAATTCGGCGACGAAACCCTCGAGGTCTATCACTGTCCCGGCCACACGCCGGGCCACGTGGTGTTCTTCAGCCGCGCGCACCGGCTCGCGCTGGTGGGCGACGTGCTGTTCGCCGGCTCGATCGGCCGCACGGATTTTCCGCGCGGCAATCACGCCGACCTGGTCCGCGCGATCCGCGAAAAACTCTGGCCGCTCGGCGACGACGTCACCTTTGTTCCGGGCCACGGCCCCACCTCCACGTTCGGCGCCGAGCGCCGCTCCAATCCGTATGTGGCCGACGGAGTCAAAGCATGA
- a CDS encoding porin yields the protein MKKNGSRRLFSCISAGLKTACAATVLLAPHYAYSQDNVTLYGLIDEFAQYVNTGNGYTAALGSSGQWGSRFGVKGSEDIGGGQKVIFDLENGFNPTNGTLAESNSMFNRQAWVGVSGAWGQVRAGRQNSPLFYDQSGQDAFGGVTQASDMDNLTTFVYRTSNTVSYMTPELAGFQAGIYLGFGDAGGLQSAGSSKQFDVTYEHGPFAAFVAGQWLKNASASTTDHTIMAGASYAIGKATVYGGYSTMKWDDIGLNARVYGLSAKYQFNAANSLALGYAILRDQTSQDNNADQIGLMYEYDVSKRTNLYGALSFLRNRNAANYTLAGAANPGLPLAYPGADARGVQVGIVHRF from the coding sequence ATGAAAAAGAACGGATCTCGCCGCCTATTCTCCTGTATCAGCGCCGGCCTGAAGACTGCCTGCGCGGCGACCGTCCTGCTGGCGCCTCACTATGCGTATTCGCAGGACAACGTGACCCTGTACGGCTTGATCGACGAATTCGCGCAGTACGTGAACACCGGCAACGGTTATACCGCCGCGCTCGGTTCGAGCGGGCAATGGGGCAGCCGCTTCGGCGTGAAAGGTTCGGAGGATATCGGCGGCGGGCAAAAGGTCATCTTCGACCTTGAGAACGGTTTCAATCCGACCAACGGCACGCTTGCCGAGAGTAATTCGATGTTCAACCGGCAGGCGTGGGTGGGCGTGTCGGGCGCATGGGGGCAAGTGCGCGCGGGGCGCCAGAATTCCCCGCTCTTCTACGACCAGAGCGGTCAGGACGCGTTCGGCGGCGTCACTCAGGCATCCGACATGGATAACCTGACGACGTTTGTCTACCGCACGAGCAACACCGTGTCATACATGACACCGGAACTGGCCGGATTTCAAGCGGGGATTTACCTTGGCTTTGGCGATGCCGGTGGTTTGCAGTCCGCCGGATCGAGCAAACAGTTCGACGTGACTTACGAGCACGGACCGTTTGCGGCGTTCGTGGCCGGCCAGTGGCTGAAGAACGCGAGTGCCTCCACGACGGACCACACGATCATGGCAGGGGCGTCGTATGCGATCGGCAAGGCAACCGTCTATGGCGGATATTCGACCATGAAGTGGGACGATATCGGGCTCAACGCACGGGTTTATGGCCTGTCCGCCAAGTATCAGTTCAACGCTGCCAACAGTCTCGCGCTGGGCTATGCGATCCTGCGAGATCAGACCTCGCAGGACAACAACGCGGATCAGATTGGCCTGATGTACGAGTACGACGTGTCGAAACGCACCAATCTTTATGGCGCGCTGTCGTTCCTGCGTAATCGAAACGCTGCGAATTATACGCTTGCCGGCGCGGCGAACCCCGGCTTGCCGCTTGCCTACCCGGGTGCAGACGCACGCGGTGTACAGGTCGGGATCGTGCACCGGTTCTAA
- a CDS encoding c-type cytochrome: MKQRVAFVAAMLTVSALAGAFASSASAADAPRGQVVASSNACMGCHAVDRKLVGPSFQQIAAKYKGDVQAPAKLARKVKDGGSGVWGMIPMPAHQSMSDADIRSVVGWVLAGAPSK; encoded by the coding sequence ATGAAGCAGCGCGTTGCTTTCGTTGCAGCGATGTTGACGGTTAGCGCGTTGGCGGGTGCTTTTGCCTCTTCGGCAAGTGCGGCCGATGCGCCGCGCGGTCAGGTCGTTGCGAGTTCGAATGCCTGCATGGGGTGCCACGCGGTGGACCGCAAACTGGTCGGCCCGTCGTTCCAGCAGATCGCGGCAAAGTACAAGGGCGATGTGCAGGCGCCGGCGAAGTTGGCGCGCAAAGTGAAGGACGGCGGCTCGGGCGTGTGGGGCATGATTCCGATGCCGGCGCACCAATCGATGAGCGATGCGGATATCCGCTCGGTAGTGGGTTGGGTGCTGGCTGGCGCGCCATCCAAGTGA
- a CDS encoding SDR family oxidoreductase, protein MTIASMKLRHQHVVLLGGTSGIGLATAEAALAVGASVSVVSSRSERVAKAVARLGDRVKGYTADLSNESAVRALFGQIGAFDHLVYSAGDSLRTGALADMDLATVRQIFEVRVFGAIAAVKHAAPYLRPGGSVVLTSGIASLRPQKGWAGLAGVCSANEGLTRALAVELAPIRVNLVSPGLVRTPLWDDLPELEREALYAASGAALPVGRVGEAEDLAQTYVYLMTNRYATGQTIIVDGGGVLV, encoded by the coding sequence ATGACCATTGCAAGCATGAAGCTTCGGCATCAACACGTCGTCCTGCTGGGCGGCACCTCGGGAATCGGCCTTGCCACGGCTGAAGCCGCGCTGGCAGTCGGCGCCTCAGTGAGCGTTGTTTCATCGCGCAGTGAGCGAGTCGCCAAAGCCGTCGCGAGACTCGGCGACCGGGTCAAGGGATACACGGCCGATCTGAGTAACGAGTCCGCCGTGCGCGCGCTGTTCGGGCAAATTGGCGCTTTCGACCATCTGGTCTACAGCGCGGGGGATTCGTTGCGAACCGGGGCGCTCGCCGACATGGACCTCGCTACGGTCCGTCAGATTTTCGAAGTGCGAGTCTTCGGCGCCATTGCCGCCGTCAAACATGCGGCGCCGTATCTCCGTCCCGGCGGCTCCGTGGTGTTGACCAGCGGTATTGCGAGCTTGCGGCCACAAAAGGGGTGGGCGGGGCTGGCCGGCGTCTGCAGTGCGAATGAAGGTCTCACACGGGCACTCGCGGTGGAGTTGGCGCCCATTCGCGTCAACCTCGTGAGTCCCGGTTTGGTGCGCACGCCGCTGTGGGATGACTTGCCCGAACTCGAGCGCGAAGCGCTCTACGCCGCGAGCGGCGCGGCCCTGCCAGTCGGTCGTGTCGGCGAGGCGGAGGACCTCGCGCAAACGTACGTCTATCTGATGACCAATCGCTATGCTACGGGACAGACCATAATTGTGGACGGCGGTGGCGTGCTGGTCTGA
- a CDS encoding phosphoheptose isomerase translates to MSVERIQQHFRDSAAVKLEALETLSMPIAAAIDTMFAALANGSRILACGNGGSAADAQHFAAELIGRFERERPGLPAIALTTDTSVLTAIANDYSFEQIFSKQVWALGQPGDVLLAITTSGNSANVLAAIEAAHEREMIVVALTGKGGGRMQDVLSDTDIHICVPSDRTARIQEVHLLTIHCLCDGIDAMLLGED, encoded by the coding sequence ATGTCAGTCGAACGCATTCAACAACACTTCCGCGACAGCGCGGCAGTCAAACTCGAAGCCCTCGAAACCCTGTCGATGCCGATCGCCGCTGCGATCGACACGATGTTCGCCGCGCTTGCCAACGGCAGTCGCATTCTTGCGTGCGGCAACGGCGGCTCGGCGGCCGACGCGCAACATTTCGCCGCCGAACTGATCGGCCGCTTCGAGCGTGAGCGCCCGGGCTTGCCGGCGATCGCGCTGACCACCGATACGTCCGTGCTCACCGCCATCGCCAACGACTACTCGTTCGAGCAGATTTTTTCGAAGCAGGTGTGGGCCCTTGGCCAGCCCGGCGACGTGCTGCTGGCGATCACCACGTCCGGCAATTCCGCCAATGTGCTGGCCGCGATCGAGGCCGCGCACGAGCGCGAAATGATCGTGGTCGCGCTGACCGGCAAGGGCGGCGGCCGCATGCAGGACGTACTGAGCGATACCGATATCCACATTTGCGTGCCATCCGATCGCACTGCGCGCATTCAGGAAGTGCATTTGCTGACCATCCATTGTCTGTGCGACGGCATCGATGCCATGTTGCTGGGCGAAGACTGA
- a CDS encoding BON domain-containing protein — protein MSVFRVKKTLVRTVLVVGFAAGLSATLQGCFLAVAGAAGGGALVATDRRTLGAQTEDRELQVKAMSQISQNLPDNAHVNVTVFNRRVLLTGEVAGDVSKQRAETIVRGLNNVNTIVNELAIMPASSFSSRTNDTYLETRVKTALIAEKNISANNFKVVAERGSLYLMGLVTMDEGNRGADVASRVPGVTQVVKVFQYIQPQEAVAAAAAAASAPAAASQPDASAPTVGAIPDSSVSARPLDQQAPAPVSNSTSVHPGNPKATTP, from the coding sequence ATGAGCGTATTCCGCGTCAAGAAGACACTGGTGAGAACCGTGCTGGTGGTCGGGTTCGCGGCGGGACTGTCCGCGACGTTGCAGGGTTGCTTTCTGGCCGTTGCCGGCGCGGCGGGCGGCGGCGCGCTGGTGGCGACCGACCGGCGCACGCTTGGCGCGCAGACCGAGGATCGCGAGTTGCAGGTGAAGGCGATGTCGCAGATCAGCCAGAATTTGCCCGACAACGCGCACGTGAACGTGACGGTGTTCAACCGCCGCGTGCTGCTGACTGGCGAAGTGGCGGGGGATGTGTCGAAGCAGCGCGCGGAGACCATCGTACGTGGCTTGAACAACGTCAACACGATCGTCAACGAACTGGCGATCATGCCGGCGAGTTCGTTCTCGTCGCGCACCAATGATACGTATCTGGAAACGCGCGTGAAGACTGCGCTGATCGCCGAGAAGAACATCTCGGCGAACAACTTCAAGGTCGTGGCCGAGCGCGGCTCGCTGTATCTGATGGGTCTTGTCACGATGGACGAAGGCAATCGCGGCGCCGACGTCGCGAGCCGCGTGCCGGGTGTGACGCAGGTCGTGAAGGTGTTCCAGTACATTCAGCCGCAGGAAGCTGTGGCGGCGGCTGCAGCAGCGGCGAGCGCACCGGCAGCCGCGTCGCAGCCTGACGCGAGTGCGCCGACCGTTGGTGCGATTCCCGATTCATCGGTGAGTGCGCGTCCGCTCGATCAGCAGGCGCCGGCGCCTGTCAGCAATTCGACGTCGGTGCATCCGGGTAATCCGAAGGCAACGACGCCATGA
- a CDS encoding septal ring lytic transglycosylase RlpA family protein, whose amino-acid sequence MKTRLSRGLGTLFAFFVLAGCATPPGASNTSASGVPLGTKNAQAGSFGPQAFGSAPASDAAAKGSSLADAKPLADDSSGISDFQQTGRASWYGRGFHGRRTANGERYDMHALTAAHRTLPLGSYVRVTNPATSRSVVVRINDRGPYARGRVIDLSMAAATALDMRHAGTARVKIEGLTRQEARAELNETLASNSGSGAEK is encoded by the coding sequence ATGAAAACTCGGTTATCCCGTGGTCTGGGGACTCTTTTTGCCTTTTTTGTGCTGGCCGGCTGTGCCACGCCTCCGGGCGCGAGCAACACGTCTGCAAGCGGCGTTCCGCTCGGCACGAAGAATGCGCAGGCAGGTTCCTTCGGCCCGCAAGCTTTTGGTAGTGCGCCGGCATCCGATGCAGCCGCCAAGGGCTCATCGCTGGCCGATGCCAAGCCCCTGGCGGACGATAGTTCGGGCATTTCGGACTTTCAGCAGACCGGCCGCGCTTCGTGGTACGGCCGCGGCTTCCATGGCCGCCGTACCGCGAACGGTGAACGTTACGACATGCACGCGCTGACCGCGGCGCATCGTACGTTGCCGCTCGGCTCGTATGTTCGCGTGACCAATCCGGCTACCTCGCGCTCGGTCGTCGTACGAATCAACGACCGCGGCCCGTATGCGCGTGGCCGGGTGATCGACCTCTCGATGGCCGCCGCTACCGCGCTCGACATGCGCCATGCCGGTACGGCGCGGGTCAAGATCGAAGGGTTGACGCGGCAGGAAGCACGCGCAGAGCTGAACGAAACGCTGGCGTCCAATTCGGGTTCGGGCGCAGAGAAGTAA